In Mercurialis annua linkage group LG6, ddMerAnnu1.2, whole genome shotgun sequence, the following are encoded in one genomic region:
- the LOC126686105 gene encoding transcription factor TB1-like, with protein sequence MFPSSSDINVDPIYYCNDQQVYSRTFLNDHQHQDHQLPNFSFFHLPTTPFSPCYDDQLQLHDHDHGNIFLHNDQTIDILLHHHHHQKPTATLSDTTILPAAVSNGVKVEELTKICSKESLNSNITQEQQMGTSRKRSSKRDRHSKINTAQGPRDRRMRLSLKVAREFFDLQDKLCFDKASKTVEWLLIQAKSAIKMLNDGPMSNNNCSASSISESEVVSAEIHESADAPNKQNISKDKPSASSLSVNKKGMKRAKAPRKAVIHPFAKELREKARERARERTREKALQVNRRTIMDESRRSDEGKSHELSQRSCVSPFETTTTTGEESTGNLSMEILTDQIEQVPISSHDQQQQQDDRLLVTAESCMIDDPLVIMGKWSPYYINHLYNNSIPQELHNQQITDLQSFCKSWEVANSS encoded by the exons ATGTTTCCGTCAAGCAGCGACATTAATGTCGACCCCATCTACTACTGTAATGACCAACAAGTTTACAGTAGAACCTTTTTGAATGATCATCAACATCAAGATCATCAGCTTCCTAACTTCTCATTCTTTCACTTGCCCACCACACCCTTTTCTCCTTGCTATGATGATCAGTTACAGTTACATGATCATGACCATGGTAATATATTCCTTCATAATGATCAAACCATTGATATTCTActtcaccaccaccaccaccaaaaACCTACTGCTACACTTTCTGATACAACTATTTTACCTGCTGCTGTTAGTAATGGTGTTAAAGTTGAAGAATTAACCAAAATCTGCAGTAAAGAATCACTTAACAGTAATATTACTCAAGAGCAGCAGATGGGTACTTCGAGAAAGCGATCTTCAAAGAGAGATCGTCACAGCAAAATTAATACAGCTCAAGGACCACGAGACAGGCGAATGAGGTTGTCTCTTAAAGTTGCTCGTGAATTCTTTGATTTACAAGACAAGCTTTGCTTTGATAAAGCTAGCAAAACTGTAGAGTGGCTTCTTATTCAGGCTAAATCAGCTATCAAGATGCTTAATGATGGTCCTATGAGTAATAATAATTGCAGTGCATCTTCTATTTCTGAGTCTGAAGTTGTGTCTGCTGAAATTCATGAGTCTGCTGATGCTCCtaataagcaaaacatttctaAAGATAAACCCTCAGCGTCATCATTAAGTGTTAACAAAAAAGGGATGAAAAGGGCTAAAGCGCCGCGTAAAGCTGTAATCCACCCGTTTGCGAAGGAATTGAGAGAGAAGGCGAGGGAAAGAGCAAGGGAAAGAACACGAGAAAAGGCGCTACAGGTCAATCGAAGGACAATCATGGATGAATCGAGGCGATCGGATGAAGGAAAAAGCCATGAATTGAGCCAAAGAAGCTGTGTAAGTCCTTTTGaaactactactactactgGTGAAGAATCTACTGGTAATCTTTCCATGGAGATATTGACTGATCAGATCGAACAAGTACCGATAAGTTCTCATGATCAGCAGCAACAGCAAGATGACAGATTATTAGTTACAGCAGAGAGCTGCATGATTGATGATCCATTGGTGATCATGGGGAAGTGGAGCCCTTATTATATCAATCATCTCTACAACAATAGCATACCTCAAGAG TTGCACAACCAGCAAATCACAGATTTGCAATCTTTCTGCAAGTCATGGGAGGTGGCTAACAGCAGTTAA